One window of Quercus robur chromosome 5, dhQueRobu3.1, whole genome shotgun sequence genomic DNA carries:
- the LOC126726676 gene encoding fatty acyl-CoA reductase 2, chloroplastic-like, producing MSFLQSFMSTASVPYKSYSQSLTSTHAIPYGTSIPVLTTTKSYHCYHHYNSTRTPATGRTFRVVCCENKENAGGDSIGIVSYLQGKNYLITGATGFLAKAFIEKMLRTVPDVGKIFLLIKAKNKEAAIHRLKTEILELELFKCLEQMHGKSFKAFMMRKLVPVAGNVCESNLGMDPYTANEIAKEVDVIINSAADTTFDERYDVALNINTRGPSRLLGFAKKCKKLSLFLHVSTAYANGERQGLIMEEPFHMGQTIAEESATSKTPPESIPVLDIIAEIELASDLKLSVHENVVAQKMIELGLQRAKIFGWQNTYEFTKAMGEMLLNSMRGDIPLVIIRPSVIESSIKEPFPGWIEGIKMLDPLILSYGKGRLPGFIVDPKAVIDVVPLDMVVNASIAAIAKHGIAAKPELHVYHVGSSAVNPLLLHDLFKFSCNHFTCSPLMNSERKNIRINEMKFFNSMDNFASYISDEIAQRSGLMDTTITDSKLRAKLEIKRKKIVEHAVHLAKIYEPYMFDRGRFDNHNTQKLMEGMSLEEMRDFGFNIGSINWEDYILNVHIPGFRRHVLKGRLGL from the exons atgagTTTTCTCCAAAGTTTCATGTCCACGGCATCTGTGCCTTATAAATCCTATTCTCAATCTCTCACCAGTACTCATGCAATCCCTTATGGTACTTCAATCCCTGTCCTCACTACCACAAAAAGTTATCATTGCTACCATCACTACAATAGTACCCGAACTCCTGCAACGGGAAGAACTTTTAGAGTGGTTTGTTgcgaaaacaaagaaaatgccGGAGGTGATAGTATTGGCATTGTTAGTTATCTTCAAGGCAAGAACTATCTTATCACAGGCGCAACTGGATTTCTAGCCAAAG CTTTTATTGAGAAGATGTTACGCACAGTGCCTGATGTGGGAAAAATCTTTCTCTTGATCAAGGCAAAGAATAAAGAAGCTGCTATCCACAGACTTAAAACTGAA ATTTTAGAGTTGGAACTTTTCAAGTGCTTGGAACAAATGCATGGGAAATCCTTTAAGGCTTTCATGATGAGGAAGCTGGTTCCAGTAGCCGGGAATGTTTGTGAATCCAATCTGGGGATGGATCCCTATACAGCTAATGAAATCGCAAAGGAAGTTGATGTGATCATAAATTCAGCCGCCGATACAACTTTTGATGAAAG gtatGATGTTGCTCTCAACATCAACACAAGAGGACCTTCTCGACTCCTAGGTTTTGCAAAGAAGTGCAAAAAACTTAGCCTTTTCTTGCATGTATCAACTG CATATGCCAATGGGGAGAGACAAGGATTAATTATGGAGGAACCTTTCCACATGGGACAGACAATAGCAGAGGAAAGTGCCACCTCAAAAACCCCTCCAGAATCTATCCCTGTGTTGGATATCATTGCTGAAATAGAGTTGGCTTCAGATTTGAAATTATCTGTGCATGAAAATGTTGTTGCTCAAAAGATGATAGAACTGGGTTTGCAAAG AGCAAAAATCTTTGGATGGCAAAACACTTATGAGTTCACCAAGGCCATGGGAGAGATGCTATTAAATAGCATGAGAGGAGATATTCCACTAGTCATCATCCGCCCAAGTGTAATTGAGAGCTCCATCAAAGAGCCTTTCCCAGGATGGATAGAAGGAATCAA AATGTTGGATCCATTGATCTTATCCTATGGCAAAGGCCGGCTCCCAGGATTTATTGTGGACCCAAAAGCAGTTATAGACGTG GTTCCTCTGGACATGGTTGTCAACGCGTCCATAGCAGCCATAGCAAAGCATGGGATTGCTGCGAAACCTGAATTACATGTCTACCACGTTGGATCATCTGCTGTAAACCCGCTTTTGTTACATGATTTATTCAAGTTTTCTTGCAATCACTTCACTTGTTCTCCGTTAATGAACTCGGAAAGGAAAAACATACGCATCAATGAAATGAAGTTTTTCAATTCAATGGACAATTTCGCCTCTTACATTTCGGATGAAATAGCTCAAAGAAGTGGACTAATGGATACAACCATTACAGACTCTAAGTTGCGAGCCAAGCTGGAAATAAAACGCAAGAAGATTGTGGAGCATGCTGTTCACTTGGCTAAAATTTATGAGCCATATATGTTCGATAGGGGAAG GTTTGACAATCACAATACCCAGAAACTGATGGAAGGCATGTCATTGGAAGAGATGAGGGACTTTGGATTCAACATAGGCAGCATAAACTGGGAGGATTACATCTTGAATGTTCATATTCCAGGTTTTAGAAGGCATGTATTGAAAGGAAGACTTGGACTctaa